In a genomic window of Leishmania mexicana MHOM/GT/2001/U1103 complete genome, chromosome 30:
- a CDS encoding adrenodoxin-like protein, producing the protein MRNYSPLLASGVLLRSPMALAGALCTSRALYSIPGKVKVCVRTRDGATCDFEAPVGMSLMHAIRDVAKLEMDGACDGCAQCSTCHVYLSEASVKKLGSPSEREQDTLDRALDLQDTSRLACQITITPSMNGLEVVLPKNVTNLLM; encoded by the coding sequence ATGAGGAATTATTCTCCGCTGCTCGCCAGTGGCGTCTTGCTGAGGTCACCTATGGCCCTTGCCGGTGCTCTTTGCACCTCGCGTGCATTGTACAGCATACCTGGCAAGGTGAAGGTCTGTGTCAGGACACGGGATGGCGCTACGTGCGACTTCGAGGCGCCAGTCGGTATGTCTCTGATGCACGCGATTCGCGACGTGGCGAAGCTCGAGATGGATGGGGCCTGCGATGGCTGCGCGCAGTGCTCGACGTGTCACGTGTATCTTTCCGAGGCATCCGTCAAGAAGCTTGGGAGTCCGTCCGAGCGGGAACAAGACACCCTCGACAGAGCACTCGACCTCCAGGACACCTCCCGGCTCGCGTGTCAAATCACCATCACCCCGTCGATGAACGGCTTGGAGGTGGTGCTTCCAAAGAATGTCACGAACCTACTTATGTGA
- a CDS encoding adrenodoxin-like protein: protein MRRRFPVGHLLPRCMLASVPLSASRALSSTPGKVELRVKKRDGTHCHVYVPVGISLMQALRDVSKMDVEGACNGAMVCATCHVKLSAASFKKTEGPSEGEEDVLARALDVEETSRLACQVDLTPELDGLEVELPSYEMDRS from the coding sequence ATGCGCCGAAGGTTTCCTGTTGGCCACCTACTCCCGCGCTGCATGCtggcgtcggtgccgctCAGTGCTTCGCGTGCGCTCAGCAGCACCCCAGGTAAAGTAGAGTTGCGCGTCAAGAAGCGAGACGGCACGCACTGCCACGTGTATGTGCCAGTGGGCATCTCTCTCATGCAGGCCCTCCGTGACGTCTCGAAGATGGATGTGGAGGGCGCCTGCAACGGGGCAATGGTCTGCGCCACGTGTCACGTCAAACTCTCGGCGGCGTCCTTCAAAAAGACGGAAGGACCCTCcgagggggaagaggacgtTCTAGCCAGGGCTCTggacgtggaggagacgtCCCGGCTTGCGTGCCAGGTGGACCTGACCCCCGAGTTGGATGGCTTGGAGGTGGAGCTGCCCTCATACGAGATGGACCGCTCCTAG
- a CDS encoding ferredoxin, 2fe-2s-like protein, translating into MFLRRRSFSLVTVPPPRSPSCAMTPIKVSRSSCSSATGSTPPSVSSTTSFRAATPGKVLVRIHDRDGTAYERMYNEGDNLMEAIRDDTTLPVGVPGACNGTCQCSTCHVLLHSAEWVAKVERLCAVTDVEQDCLDKAPGVSDASRLSCQLTLSEELNGIEIDLPKSTLDVRWQAAYQRSTKK; encoded by the coding sequence ATGTTtctccgtcgccgcagctTTTCTCTTGTGaccgtgccgccgcccagAAGTCCCAGTTGTGCGATGACACCCATCAAAGTGTCCAggtcctcctgcagctcggCAACTGGctccactcccccctccgtgTCTTCAACGACGTCCTTCCGCGCTGCGACACCTGGAAAGGTTCTCGTGCGTATCCACGACCGTGACGGAACCGCGTACGAACGTATGTACAATGAGGGCGACAACTTGATGGAGGCAATCCGTGACGACACCACTCTCCCGGTGGGGGTGCCGGGGGCCTGCAACGGCACCTGTCAGTGTTCCACCTGCCATGTTCTCCTTCACTCTGCGGAGTGGGTGGCCAAGGTGGAGAGACTGTGTGCCGTCACGGACGTTGAACAAGACTGCCTTGATAAGGCGCCTGGTGTGTCGGATGCCTCACGGCTCAGCTGCCAGCTCACGTTGTCAGAGGAGCTCAATGGAATTGAGATCGACTTGCCAAAGAGCACGCTGGACGTGCGATGGCAGGCTGCCTATCAACGCTCCACCAAGAAGTGA